The Panicum virgatum strain AP13 chromosome 5K, P.virgatum_v5, whole genome shotgun sequence genome has a window encoding:
- the LOC120705921 gene encoding importin subunit alpha-2-like isoform X1, whose translation MADGSASASPSSASPHQHHRDAIKSSVRCLVAVHNSASSRRREHAIAVGKERREALMRAKRVCRAPLSGSDETVMEEGDMVIDEEKANLEAQTAQAVEELKSALSTQGKGAQKKKIEVLRALRRLLSQSEVPPVEAAIKAGAIPLLVQYLSFGSSDEQLLEAAWCLTNIAAGEPEETKSLLPALPLLIAHLGEKSSTLVAEQCAWAIGNVAGEGADLRSKLLAQGALWPLARLMLSNKGSTARTAAWALSNLIKGPDPKAANELISIDGVLNAIIRNLEKADEELATEVAWVVVYLSALSEKATSLIVRSSVPQLLIGRLLSSENLQLLIPVLRSLGNLVAGDGYMVDSVLIVGNSITDQALSSLIKCLKSDNRVLKKEASWAMSNIAAGSFEHKKLIFASEAMPLLMHLLMTAQFDIRREAAYTLGNLCVVPAGNAGPPNIIVDHLAAIVNDGGLPGFINLVRSADIESARLGLQFLELVMRGYPNGQGPKLVEREDGIEAMERFQFHENELMRNLANGLVDKYFGEDYGLD comes from the exons ATGGCCGACGGaagcgcctccgcctcgccgtcctCCGCTTCTCCGCACCAGCACCATCGAGATGCCATCAAGTCCTCAG TTCGCTGTCTGGTTGCAGTGCACAATTCAGCATCTAGCCGGAGGAGGGAACATGCTATTGCAGTAGGGAAGGAAAGAAGAGAAGCCTTGATGCGTGCAAAGCGTGTATGTCGAGCTCCTCTTTCTGGCAGTGACGAGACTGTAATGGAAGAGGGTGATATGGTTATTGATGAGGAGAAAGCAAATCTTGAAGCCCAGACGGCTCAAGCTGTTGAAGAATTGAAATCTGCTTTATCAACCCA GGGAAAAGGAGCTCAGAAGAAGAAAATAGAGGTGCTTCGTGCTTTAAGACGTTTGTTGTCACAGTCTGAAGTACCTCCTGTTGAAGCAGCAATTAAAGCTGGAGCAATACCTCTTCTAGTGCAGTATCTGTCATTTGGATCATCAGATGAACAG TTGCTGGAGGCTGCTTGGTGCCTTACAAACATAGCAGCGGGGGAACCAGAAGAAACTAAGTCCTTACTGCCTGCTCTACCATTGCTCATTGCTCACCTTGGTG AGAAGAGCTCCACACTTGTCGCTGAGCAATGTGCATGGGCCATTGGTAATGTTGCTGGTGAAGGAGCAGACCTGAGAAGCAAATTACTTGCTCAAGGTGCTTTGTGGCCCCTTGCTCGTTTAATGCTGTCAAACAAGGGTTCTACAGCAAGGACTGCTGCTTGGGCATTGTCAAATCTTATCAAG GGGCCTGATCCCAAGGCTGCGAATGAGCTTATTAGCATTGATGGTGTGCTGAATGCAATCATACGGAACTTGGAGAAAGC AGATGAAGAGCTAGCAACTGAGGTGGCGTGGGTAGTGGTTTATCTTTCAGCACTTTCAGAAAAAGCTACCAGCCTAATAGTAAGAAGTTCGGTGCCTCAATTGCTGATTGGACGCCTCCTATCATCTGAGAACTTGCAGTTACTCATTCCG GTACTTCGCAGTTTAGGAAATCTTGTAGCCGGTGATGGATACATGGTTGATTCAGTCCTAATTGTTGGAAACAGTATCACAG ATCAAGCCTTATCAAGTCTTATAAAATGTTTGAAGAGTGACAATAGGGTTCTCAAAAAG GAGGCATCATGGGCCATGTCAAATATTGCAGCAGGCAGTTTCGAGCACAAGAAATTGATTTTCGCCAGTGAGGCAATGCCTTTGCTGATGCACCTCCTCATGACTGCACAATTTGACATCCGCAGGGAAGCAGCATACACTCTGGGCAATCTGTGTGTTGTCCCAGCAGGAAATGCTGGGCCCCCAAACATAATCGTGGATCATTTGGCCGCTATCGTAAATGATGGGGGCCTTCCTGGGTTTATAAATTTGGTGAGATCTGCTGACATAGAGAGCGCAAGGCTTgggcttcagttcctggaactG GTGATGAGGGGATACCCCAATGGGCAAGGTCCAAAACTCGTGGAGAGGGAGGACGGCATCGAGGCTATGGAGAGATTTCAGTTCCATGAGAACGAGCTGATGAGGAATTTAGCCAACGGGTTGGTCGACAAATACTTTGGCGAAGACTATGGCCTCGATTGA
- the LOC120705921 gene encoding importin subunit alpha-2-like isoform X2 translates to MADGSASASPSSASPHQHHRDAIKSSVHNSASSRRREHAIAVGKERREALMRAKRVCRAPLSGSDETVMEEGDMVIDEEKANLEAQTAQAVEELKSALSTQGKGAQKKKIEVLRALRRLLSQSEVPPVEAAIKAGAIPLLVQYLSFGSSDEQLLEAAWCLTNIAAGEPEETKSLLPALPLLIAHLGEKSSTLVAEQCAWAIGNVAGEGADLRSKLLAQGALWPLARLMLSNKGSTARTAAWALSNLIKGPDPKAANELISIDGVLNAIIRNLEKADEELATEVAWVVVYLSALSEKATSLIVRSSVPQLLIGRLLSSENLQLLIPVLRSLGNLVAGDGYMVDSVLIVGNSITDQALSSLIKCLKSDNRVLKKEASWAMSNIAAGSFEHKKLIFASEAMPLLMHLLMTAQFDIRREAAYTLGNLCVVPAGNAGPPNIIVDHLAAIVNDGGLPGFINLVRSADIESARLGLQFLELVMRGYPNGQGPKLVEREDGIEAMERFQFHENELMRNLANGLVDKYFGEDYGLD, encoded by the exons ATGGCCGACGGaagcgcctccgcctcgccgtcctCCGCTTCTCCGCACCAGCACCATCGAGATGCCATCAAGTCCTCAG TGCACAATTCAGCATCTAGCCGGAGGAGGGAACATGCTATTGCAGTAGGGAAGGAAAGAAGAGAAGCCTTGATGCGTGCAAAGCGTGTATGTCGAGCTCCTCTTTCTGGCAGTGACGAGACTGTAATGGAAGAGGGTGATATGGTTATTGATGAGGAGAAAGCAAATCTTGAAGCCCAGACGGCTCAAGCTGTTGAAGAATTGAAATCTGCTTTATCAACCCA GGGAAAAGGAGCTCAGAAGAAGAAAATAGAGGTGCTTCGTGCTTTAAGACGTTTGTTGTCACAGTCTGAAGTACCTCCTGTTGAAGCAGCAATTAAAGCTGGAGCAATACCTCTTCTAGTGCAGTATCTGTCATTTGGATCATCAGATGAACAG TTGCTGGAGGCTGCTTGGTGCCTTACAAACATAGCAGCGGGGGAACCAGAAGAAACTAAGTCCTTACTGCCTGCTCTACCATTGCTCATTGCTCACCTTGGTG AGAAGAGCTCCACACTTGTCGCTGAGCAATGTGCATGGGCCATTGGTAATGTTGCTGGTGAAGGAGCAGACCTGAGAAGCAAATTACTTGCTCAAGGTGCTTTGTGGCCCCTTGCTCGTTTAATGCTGTCAAACAAGGGTTCTACAGCAAGGACTGCTGCTTGGGCATTGTCAAATCTTATCAAG GGGCCTGATCCCAAGGCTGCGAATGAGCTTATTAGCATTGATGGTGTGCTGAATGCAATCATACGGAACTTGGAGAAAGC AGATGAAGAGCTAGCAACTGAGGTGGCGTGGGTAGTGGTTTATCTTTCAGCACTTTCAGAAAAAGCTACCAGCCTAATAGTAAGAAGTTCGGTGCCTCAATTGCTGATTGGACGCCTCCTATCATCTGAGAACTTGCAGTTACTCATTCCG GTACTTCGCAGTTTAGGAAATCTTGTAGCCGGTGATGGATACATGGTTGATTCAGTCCTAATTGTTGGAAACAGTATCACAG ATCAAGCCTTATCAAGTCTTATAAAATGTTTGAAGAGTGACAATAGGGTTCTCAAAAAG GAGGCATCATGGGCCATGTCAAATATTGCAGCAGGCAGTTTCGAGCACAAGAAATTGATTTTCGCCAGTGAGGCAATGCCTTTGCTGATGCACCTCCTCATGACTGCACAATTTGACATCCGCAGGGAAGCAGCATACACTCTGGGCAATCTGTGTGTTGTCCCAGCAGGAAATGCTGGGCCCCCAAACATAATCGTGGATCATTTGGCCGCTATCGTAAATGATGGGGGCCTTCCTGGGTTTATAAATTTGGTGAGATCTGCTGACATAGAGAGCGCAAGGCTTgggcttcagttcctggaactG GTGATGAGGGGATACCCCAATGGGCAAGGTCCAAAACTCGTGGAGAGGGAGGACGGCATCGAGGCTATGGAGAGATTTCAGTTCCATGAGAACGAGCTGATGAGGAATTTAGCCAACGGGTTGGTCGACAAATACTTTGGCGAAGACTATGGCCTCGATTGA
- the LOC120705925 gene encoding cell number regulator 8, producing MGAAADNHEEESSPLLPAAVGPAIPADEKAPQAPAPSPEAAKLYADGVPVVMGEPVAAHAIPRESWSSGILSCLGRNDEFCSSDVEVCLLGSVAPCVLYGSNVERLAAGQSTFANSCLPYTGLYMLGNSLFGWNCLAPWFSHPTRTAIRRRYNLEGSFEAFTRQCGCCGGLVEDEERREHLEAACDLATHYLCHPCALCQEGRELRRRVPHPGFNNGRSVFVMMPPMEQTMGRGM from the exons atgggcgccgccgcggacaacCACGAGGAGGAGTCGAGCCCGCTCCTCCCAGCTGCGGTCGGCCCCGCCATCCCCGCGGACGAGAAGGCCCcgcaggcgccggcgccgtctccGGAGGCCGCCAAGCTCTACGCCGATGGGGTCCCCGTCGTGATGGGCGAGCCGGTCGCGGCGCACGCCATCCCGCGGGAGAGCTGGAGCTCCGGGATCCTCTCCTGCCTCGGCCGCAACGACGAGTTCTGCAGCAGCGACGTCGAAGTGT GTCTTCTTGGAAGCGTAGCACCATGCGTGCTGTATGGCAGTAATGTTGAGAGGCTTGCGGCTGGACAAAGCACTTTTGCAAACAGCTGTTTGCCTTACACTGGTCTCTATATGCTTGGAAACTCCCTCTTTGGGTGGAACTGCCTAGCCCCATGGTTCTCTCATCCCACTCGTACAGCTATTCGTCGGCGCTACAATCTTGAG GGTAGCTTTGAGGCTTTCACCAGGCAATGTGGGTGCTGCGGTGGTCTGGTGGAGGATGAGGAGAGGCGCGAGCACCTAGAGGCTGCCTGTGACCTTGCAACCCACTACCTTTGCCACCCCTGCGCCCTCTGCCAGGAGGGGCGCGAGCTGCGCCGAAGGGTCCCCCATCCTGGTTTCAACAACGGGCGCTCCGTCTTCGTCATGATGCCACCCATGGAGCAGACAATGGGGCGTGGCATGTGA
- the LOC120705927 gene encoding mitochondrial import inner membrane translocase subunit TIM14-1-like, translated as MATPLIAGLAVAATALAGRYSIQAWQAYKARPIVPRMHKFYEGGFQPTMNRREAALILGVRESANAEKVKEAHKRVMVANHPDAGGSHYLASKINEAKDVLTGKTRGGGSAF; from the exons ATG GCAACGCCACTTATAGCAGGACTTGCAGTTGCAGCAACTGCTCTTGCCGGTAGATATAGCATCCAAGCTTGGCAAGCTTATAAGGCAAGGCCTATAGTTCCAAGGATGCACAAATTCTATGAAGGTGGCTTTCAACCTACAATGAACCGAAGGGAAGCTGCATTAATCCTTGGTGTCAG GGAATCTGCCAACGCAGAGAAGGTCAAAGAGGCGCACAAGAGGGTAATGGTCGCCAACCATCCGGATGCGGGTGGAAGTCATTACCTTGCTTCAAAGATTAACGAGGCAAAGGATGTGTTGACTGGGAAAACCAGAGGAGGCGGGTCAGCCTTTTGA
- the LOC120705928 gene encoding uncharacterized protein LOC120705928, translated as MAMEERVLMDLARMVPATLLLIGTSEKVITSIKSARELLAGDKWGFDDSDDPASPPSNTARGGDRGASDPVEATGGGDHSVGVHEETTGGGDPSVRGVPLKTTCGSPARLRCGISVNNGGGDGAVDGTSSGFDKWADAADILASALAPEGDLPVAYREITRLVALHAEAGHVFVVCAARLGLQQVDDEEDAPIGLFQPDHGAPWKRWMDLREAAVRHAHDALLRLSSAASAAAAAEDFLRWRSNGIESPRWEGWRSAARQLVQDARGSLGEAKDAVRLMRDAVLCEFFETWTILRRA; from the coding sequence ATGGCGATGGAGGAGCGGGTGTTAATGGATCTGGCGCGGATGGTGCCGGCGACCCTCCTGCTCATCGGCACCTCGGAAAAGGTCATCACGAGCATCAAGAGCGCCCGCGAGCTGCTCGCCGGGGACAAGTGGGGATTCGACGACTCCGACgaccccgcgtctccgccttcGAATACCGCCCGAGGCGGAGACCGCGGCGCCAGCGACCCCGTAGAGGCCACCGGAGGCGGCGATCACAGCGTCGGCGTCCACGAGGAGACCACCGGAGGCGGCGATCCCAGCGTCCGCGGCGTACCCTTGAAGACCACTTGCGGTAGCCCGGCCAGGCTCCGCTGCGGGATCTCCGTGAACAACGGTGGCGGGGATGGCGCCGTCGATGGCACGTCCTCCGGCTTCGACAAGTGGGCCGACGCCGCCGACATCCTGGCCAGCGCGCTGGCCCCCGAGGGTGATCTCCCCGTCGCCTACCGCGAGATCACGCGTCTCGTCGCGCTTCACGCCGAGGCCGGGCACGTCTTCGTCGTCTGCGCCGCGCGCCTCGGCCTCCAACAGGTCGACGACGAAGAAGACGCGCCTATCGGCTTGTTCCAACCCGACCACGGCGCGCCGTGGAAGCGGTGGATGGACCTCCGGGAGGCCGCCGTCCGCCACGCCCACGACGCGCTGCTccggttgagctccgccgcgtcggcggccgccgcggccgaggaCTTCCTACGGTGGCGCTCTAACGGCATCGAGTCCCCGCGCTGGGAAGGGtggcggtcggcggcgaggcagcTCGTGCAGGACGCCAGAGGCAGCCTCGGCGAGGCCAAGGACGCGGTGAGGCTGATGCGCGACGCCGTGCTGTGTGAGTTCTTCGAGACCTGGACGATTCTGAGACGCGCGTAA